In Providencia alcalifaciens, the sequence GCGGGTGCTAACGTTCGTCGTGAAGAGGGAAACAACCCAGACCGCCAGCTAAGGTCCCAAAGTCATAGTTAAGTGGGAAACGAAGTGGGAAGGCTCAGACAGCCAGGATGTTGGCTTAGAAGCAGCCATCATTTAAAGAAAGCGTAATAGCTCACTGGTCGAGTCGGCCTGCGCGGAAGATGTAACGGGGCTAAACTATGCACCGAAGCTGCGGCAGCGATATGTAAATATTGTTGGGTAGGGGAGCGTTCTGTAAGCCTGTGAAGGTGTGCTGTGAGGCATGCTGGAGGTATCAGAAGTGCGAATGCTGACATAAGTAACGATAATGCGGGTGAAAAACCCGCACGCCGGAAGACCAAGGGTTCCTGTCCAACGTTAATCGGGGCAGGGTGAGTCGACCCCTAAGGCGAGGCAGAAATGCGTAGTCGATGGGAAACGGGTTAATATTCCCGTACTGGTGATAATTGCGATGGGGGGACGGAGAAGGTTAGGCTGGCCGGGCGACGGTTGTCCCGGTTTAAGGATGTAGGCAGGTGAATTAGGCAAATCCGGTTCACTATATGCTGAGGTCTGATGACGAGTCACTACGGTGGCGAAGTAGCTTATACCCCGCTTCCAGGAAAAGCCTCTAAGCTCTAGATTATCATTAATCGTACCCCAAACCGACACAGGTGGTCAGGTAGAGAATACTCAGGCGCTTGAGAGAACTCGGGTGAAGGAACTAGGCAAAATGGTGCCGTAACTTCGGGAGAAGGCACGCTGGCATTAGGTGAAGTGGTTTACCCATGGAGCTGAAGCCAGTCGCAGATACCAGCTGGCTGCAACTGTTTATTAAAAACACAGCACTGTGCAAACACGAAAGTGGACGTATACGGTGTGACGCCTGCCCGGTGCTGGAAGGTTAATTGATGGGGTTATCCGTAAGGAGAAGCTCTTGATCGAAGCCCCAGTAAACGGCGGCCGTAACTATAACGGTCCTAAGGTAGCGAAATTCCTTGTCGGGTAAGTTCCGACCTGCACGAATGGCGTAATGATGGCCAGGCTGTCTCCACCCGAGACTCAGTGAAATTGAACTCGCTGTGAAGATGCAGTGTACCCGCGGCAAGACGGAAAGACCCCGTGAACCTTTACTATAGCTTGACACTGAACATTGAGCCTTGATGTGTAGGATAGGTGGGAGGCTTTGAAGCGTGGACGCCAGTCTGCGTGGAGCCAACCTTGAAATACCACCCTTTAATGTTTGATGTTCTAACGTTGCCCCATTATCTGGGGTGCGGACAGTGTCTGGTGGGTAGTTTGACTGGGGCGGTCTCCTCCCAAAGAGTAACGGAGGAGCACGAAGGTTGGCTAAGCATGGTCGGACATCATGCGGTTAGTGCAAAGGCATAAGCCAGCTTGACTGCGAGAGTGACGGCTCGAGCAGGTACGAAAGTAGGTCTTAGTGATCCGGTGGTTCTGTATGGAAGGGCCATCGCTCAACGGATAAAAGGTACTCCGGGGATAACAGGCTGATACCGCCCAAGAGTTCATATCGACGGCGGTGTTTGGCACCTCGATGTCGGCTCATCACATCCTGGGGCTGAAGTAGGTCCCAAGGGTACGGCTGTTCGCCGTTTAAAGTGGTACGCGAGCTGGGTTTAGAACGTCGTGAGACAGTTCGGTCCCTATCTGCCGTGGGCGTTGGAAGATTGAAAGGGGCTGCTCCTAGTACGAGAGGACCGGAGTGGACGCACCACTGGTGTTCGGGTTGTCATGCCAATGGCATTGCCCGGTAGCTAAGTGCGGAAGAGATAACCGCTGAAAGCATCTAAGCGGGAAACTTGCCTTGAGATGAGTCTTCCCTGACCCTTTAAGGGTCCTAAAGGAACGTTTAAGACTAAGACGTTGATAGGTTGGGTGTGTAAGCGTAGCGATACGTTGAGCTAACCAATACTAATGAACCGTGAGGCTTAACCTGACAACACCGAAGGTGTTTTAGAGAGATTAAGTTGATTCAATAAAGTGGAAGCCACAAGGTGGACACACAGCTTGTTCAGGATTGATATTCTGGTTTAAGAAAAGACTTAAACGGGAATAAACAGAATTTGTCTGGCGGCAATAGCGCGGTGGTCCCACCTGACCCCATGCCGAACTCAGTAGTGAAACGCCGTAGCGCCGATGGTAGTGTGGGGTCTCCCCATGTGAGAGTAGGGAACTGCCAGACATTAAATTAGCCGAGAAGCCACCCATTGGGTGGCTTTTTTGCGTTTGGAAATAATTAAATAATTTTTATCATTACCTGATTAGAATCTGCAGTAAATGAGAATTTATTCCATACTATTCATTGAATCCACACTTATCACATAATAAATGTAATCCAAAAGCGTCAATTTTGTTAAATTGATGTTTTGTTAAGTTATCAATATACTATTAAAAATAGTTGTTTTTAGTAAATCAATTAACTGAGTAACTAAATAGATTAGCGAATGCTTATCAAATAGGTGGATAAAATGAAAAACAAAAATAGTCAGATCTTCGAGCAGATTATTTCTGTGAATAAACAGCAAGAGAATGAATTTAATAATGGGCAAGAGGGAGCTATTATTCTTTCTCTGGCAGTGATCTTTTTGACTTCTTTCTTAATTTTAAATCTAGTAAGAAATATTCTGGAAGTTGACTATAGCTTTGGTATCGGTATGGCTACTTTCATAATAAGTTCCTTAACGACGATGGCTCTGTATAACGGATTGAAAATATCCAAGATGTTTTCTGAGAAATCCGAAACATTGAGCAAATTAATTGCAGAGTATAAGCCTAAATCTTCTGAAGAATTTGAAAAGCTGCAGAGTGATGTGCAGTCTAACCCTTTGAACTTATATCAATTAGTCAGTGATTGGTCTTATAAAGAAAAGCAATATTATTAAAGGTTAGTCGATTAATGCCCCCCAGTACATGGGGGGCCAAGATCTAGCTATAGAAAGTGATGTTTACTGAATCGATTGACATGACTAATACCAATGCTCACCTAACAGATAAGCGAGTTCGAGGGATTGCATTCGATTAAGCCTAGGATCGCACAAGGAGCGATACTTGTAGAGAAGGTCATTTGCATTGATTTCTTGTAATCCTCCAATACATTCGGTGACATCTTCGCCGGTCATCTCTAAATGAAGCCCTCCAGGATGTGCATTTTCTTGTTTTAATATTTGGATAAATTGAATCATTTCATTGAAAACATCAGTGAAATCTCTCGTTTTATATCCTTTTTCTGTGCTCTTAGTATTCCCATGCATGGGGTCAATCATCCAAATTACAGGAATATTTTCACGCTGAATTGCTTTTACTAAGGATGGTAATTTTTCTTTTATTACATCAGCACCCATTCTTATTATCAGAATGATTTTTCCATGCTCTTGAGCAGGGTTCAGTTTATGGATGAGCTCAATCAGCATGTCAGGTGTTATGTTTAACCCACATTTAATACCAATAGGATTTTCTATCCCCCTAAGGTATTCAATGTGTGCTTGGTTGATATCTCTTGTTCTATCCCCTACCCATACCATATGCGCAGAGCAGTTATACCACTTGTTGTCTCTAGAATCTCTTTTGGTCATTGATTCTTCATAAGGTAATAACAGCGCTTCATGACTGATATGCATGGGGCTTGTCATTCCATTATTCTTAGAAATGTTTTTTGATATTTTCAATAGTTGTTTTAGAAAAGGACCATGATGCTTTTTTTCTGTAGAACCCAAATAAGATTTAAAATTTAACTCATATTTATATTTAGGGGGCTCAGATTCATTGAGTGCTCTAATTAAATTGAGAGTGGATGATGCGTAATGATACGCATTGACCATTCTATGTGGGTCTGGACTTCTACTGTTATCATTAAAATCTATGCCATTAATGATTTCTCCTCGATAGCTTGGTAGCTCTACACCATTTAGAGTTTCTGTAGAATTGCTACGCGGCTTGGCATATTGGCCAGCAATCCGACCAATTTTAATGACGGGAAGATTTGTAGCTTGTTGTATTAGTCCTGACATTTGATTACAGGTGTGGATAAAATCACGAATGACGGTTGCTCGGCAATTATCGAAAGATTCAGCACAGTCACCACCTTGTAATATAAATGCCTTACCTTCGGTCACTGAGCTAAGTTTTTTTTTGAAATTACGGATTTCTGAAGCTAGAACCAACGGTGGGTATTGCTGTAGGCGAGATTGAAAATATTCTAACGCGCATTTATCTGGATAAGTAGGATCTTGTTCAATAGGAAATAAATTCCATGATGAAGGACTCCAGGATTTTGGCATGCTAATGGGTTGGGATTGCGGTTTTGTTTTATGATAAGCATCATCATTTTTTCCTGTAATCACATCATAATCGTAAGTAAGTAACATATAAAACCTCAAGTCATGAAAGCAAAAAAACTATGGGCTAAACACATTTACTTCTGCTGTGATGTATTTAAGTATGTTGTTAGAGAGCCATTTTGTCTGGCTAGGTAGTCTTCTCTTACAGGGGTATATACATCGATAACTTCTGAGGGTTCAAGGGCTTCTGCATCATGAGTTGCCCAAGATGGGATAATGAAAGAATCCCCTTGATGTAAATAGACTGTTCTGCCATCAACAGTTAATCTTAAAGAACCTTTTAAGATAGTGGTTGCTGTCTCGTGTTCGTGGACATGCTGAGGAATGATAGCTTTAGGCTTGAATGTCCAAAATGCGATTGTAAAATCAGTTCCGTGAATAAATTTTGCTTGTATCTTACTTTCCTCTCCTTCAGAGCGATTTAAATCCATATCATAGGAAATCATTTCTCTACCTAGAAATAAACTCATATTATTACCTCATGTACTGTTAATACGAATATGGATAATTAGTCAATTCTTGAATGTATAGAAAAGCCCATGGGTACTGGACCAAAGTCTTGGAGAATTTCTAAGTTATATTTTTTTGCTGCTTTTTGGGTAGTGATGCACGCATCAACTTTGCCATTAAAACATTGCAATGCCGACTCACTATTTGAGTCAAATAATACAGATTCAAGATTAGAATTTAATTCTGGAACATAAGAAAATAAATCTTTAGGTGCAGGGTGAGAACCTATTTTACGTATTTTATTTTTATCTTTAAATCTGCTAGCAAATAACATGTTATGTGTATCCATAACAAAGCAATCAGTCAATTCTAACAATGATAAATTTTGGAAAACGATATTATTTAAATATGGATAAACAATGCATCCTAATAAAACGGAGTTTTTGTCTTTCTTAATTTCTTCAACTGCGACTTCTAATGTTTTATGTAAGAGTACATTTCCATCTATGTTTTTTTTATTTAACCAATAGTGTGCTGCTTTTTCACAGTTAGTCCCATGAGGACCTAATGTATGGATAGTAATCATATGTTTCCTTTTTTATTTTATATTCTACCAGTGTCATTTATTAATTCAGGTAATCTAAGTCCTTGCTTTATTTTTTCTAGCATATTATTTTCGGTATTATTAATTACCATTGCTTCTTCAAATACTTTGTCTATGAGATTAAATGGTATAATTACACTACCATTGGGATCTGAGATAATAAGATCTCCTGTTTGGATTATATTATCTTCTATGCGGCAACAGGTTCCGGTTTCACTGACATAGTAAGCCCCTTGAGTATCTGAAGGAATGATATTACTTGAAATTACAGGAATATTTAGCTCCCTGAGCTCTTGGATATCTCTTACTGCTCCACCCAGAATTACGCCATTAAAACCGAGTTTTTGGAAATAAGTACAACTCATTCCTCCAGCTAAAGCGGCATGTTTAAGTAAGTCTCCATACCCTGAAACATAAATAAGCCCATCGGCATTATCTAATTCAGGAACTAAAAATTGACTAACTTGCTCCCATGTTGATGGCTGTTTATCATTGATGCATTTTCCTTTTTTCACTAATTTCCACTGTACGGTGTAAGCTTGTCCAACAATGTAGAAATCTTTTAAATTAAGAGAATGTAACTCGTGGGATAATACATTACCTGACTTTAATCCATCGAGAATATCAATGATGGTAGAGGTGCTGATTTTTTGTTTTTTTATATAATCAATTTTGTTTTTTTGTATTCGATAAAACATAAATCACCTTACTTAAAATTTAACCCGAGCTTGGTGTTTTAGTATTGTTTTTAACATTAGGAAGATCAATTTCTAAATTAAATTGTCATAGCTAATAATTGTTGATTATATTATGTGAGTTCTTTCTATTTTTTAATTAATAATTAGCGTTGCATTAATTATTGGTTTGATTCTTATGTTCTAATTAAATTACTTTGAAATTAAAAGATGTAAAACAATGAATAGGGTTAATTATCAGCGGTGAGTTTTTAATAAAGAAAAATGGAAACGACATTTGTCATTTCCATTTTTAGACTAACTATCTAGGCCATTGAGGCCGCTTGTTATATCACTGATATTTTTTAATGAGATTTACCTTGCTCGATACCTAAGCCAATCTGTGAGCGTACAAACTGCTCTTTGAAGCGAGCTCTTTCCATTTTACCTCTCTCTGAATTATCGGTTACGGAGAATAGCCAAGATGCCGTAAACGCGACAATCAATGAGAAGAATGCTGGGTATTCATAAGGGTAAATTGGTTTCTCATGATGCAAAATAGTCACCCAGATTGTTGGACCTAAGATCATCAGTACGACAGCAGTTATCAAGCCTAACCAACCACCAGCCAATGCACCACGGGTCGTTAACTTACTCCAATACATTGATAGCAAGATAATTGGGAAGTTACAGCTTGCTGCGATAGAGAAGGCCAAGCCCACCATAAAGGCAATATTTTGTTTTTCAAACAAAATCCCTAAGCCAATCGCTACAAAGCCGAGGATCACGACGGTAATTTTTGATACGCGCAATTCATCACGTTCATCGGCTTTACCATTTTTAATCGCCATCGCATACAGGTCGTGGGAAACCGCAGACGCACCCGCCAGCGTTAAACCAGCAACAACTGCGAGAATGGTGGCGAAAGCAACGGCAGAAATAAATCCAAGGAAAAAGTTTCCACCTACGGCATCAGCAAGGTGTACCGCTGCCATGTTAGTGCCACCGATTAAGGCACCCGCTGCATCTTTAAAGTCAGGGTTTGAGCTAACAAGAACGATAGCTCCGAAACCGATGATAAATGTCAGAATGTAGAAGTAACCGATGAATCCAGTCGCGTAGAACACGCTCTTACGTGCTTCTTTCGCATCACTGACAGTGAAGAAGCGCATAATGATGTGAGGCAAACCTGCAGTACCGAACATTAAGGCGAGACCAAGAGATAAGGCGGATATTGGGTCGGAAACCAGTCCTCCAGGGCTCATAATGGCGATACCATTTTTATGTACTTCAACGGCTTCTTTAAATAACGTATTGAAGTTGAAGCCAACATGCTTCATGACCATAACTGCCATGAAGGTTGCGCCTGCGAGTAGCAAAATGGCTTTGATGATCTGTACCCATGTCGTTGCGAGCATCCCGCCGAATAGAACATACATCACCATCAATATCCCAACAATCACGACGGCAATATGGTAGTTAAGCCCAAATAACAGCTCAATCAGCTTTCCTGCCCCAACCATCTGAGCGATTAGGTACAGCGCGACAACCACTAAAGAGCCCATCGCAGAAAGAATGCGGATAGGTCTTTGTTGTAATCGATATGACGCGACATCCGCGAAAGTATAGCGACCTAAATTTCGTAAGCGCTCGGCAATTAAGAACAGAATAATTGGCCAGCCAATTAAGAAACCGATGGAGTAGATAAGGCCATCGTAGCCTGAAGTATAAACCAGTGCGGAGATCCCTAAGAATGAAGCTGCGGACATAAAATCACCCGCAATCGCCATTCCATTTTGGAAACCTGTAATTTTTCCGCCAGCGGTATAGTAATCAGAGCGAGAGCGAGTTTTCTTTGAAGCCCAGTAAGTGATATAGAGCGTAAAGCCCACAAACAACAAGAACATCACTATTGCTTGAACATTGACAGGTTGACGCTCAACATTACCTGTCAGGGCATCAGCAAGCGCCATTGATGAGGTAAAAAACAGAATAAGTGAGAGCAAGACTTTCATTTTTCTACCTCTTTTAAAATTTCGGCGGTTAAGCGGTCAAATTCACTGTTAGCTCGGATGACATATAAACCCGTTAAGATAAACGAGATAACAATCAGTCCAACACCCACAGGAATACCGCGAGTGATGTAGGAACCTTCAGCGATTGGGGTACCTAGCCAGCTTGGGTCAAACGCGATAAGAAAGATAAAACCAACATACAGAACTAACGTTATTGCAGATAACAACCATGAAAAGCGACTACGTTTTCTCACTAATTCTTGAAAGAGAGGGTTCGCCTCGACCTTTTCGTAAGCAGTAGCATTCATCAGAGTTCTCCTCTGTTATTGTATTATTGGCATACTCTGATAGCTCAAAAGGCGGATTTTAGGGCGACACATAGCTACCCAAGGAGTTAACTGGGTATTCGGTCAGACTCTCTATTTTCTGCTGATTGAGTGATGCTGAGTATTGATTTTAGGTCGCCCGTAGGCGACCTGTAGTGCCATGAGCTATCTACACAACTATTTATATAGCTACGAGATACTCATTGACTGTTTTTCTTCGAGCAGTTTTTCGACAACACCCGGATCCGCCAGTGTGGAAGTATCTCCAAAATTACTGGTATCACCTGATGCAATCTTTCGTAGGATACGGCGCATGATCTTACCGGAACGTGTTTTCGGCAAAGAATCTGTCCAATGTAAAACGTCTGGCGTGGCAATCGGACCAATTTCTTTACGAACCCAATTACGCACTTCAGTGTACAACTCTGGGGATGGCTCCTCACCGGAAATCAAGGTGACATAAGCGTAGATTGCCTGACCTTTGATGCTATGAGGAATTCCCACGACGGCAGCTTCAGCGACTTTCGGATGTGAAACGAGGGCTGATTCTATCTCCGCTGTTCCTAAACGGTGACCTGAAATATTCAGTACATCATCAACACGACCTGTGATCCAGTAGTAACCATCTTCATCACGACGGGCACCATCACCACTAAAGTACATGCCTTTAAAGGTGGAGAAATAGGTTTGTTCGAAACGTTCATGGTCGCCAAACAGGGTACGAGCTTGACCCGGCCAAGAGTCCACAATGACTAAGTTACCTTCCGTTGCGCCATCAAGAGGCTCACCAAGGTTATCAACCAATGCAGGGCGAACACCAAAGAAAGGCAGCGTTGCTGAACCAGGTTTTAACATTGTAGCACCCGGCAGTGGCGTGATCATGAAGCCACCCGTTTCTGTTTGCCACCATGTATCAACCACTGGGCAGCGGCTGTTCCCCATTTTCTTGTAGAACCATTCCCACGCTTCTGGGTTGATTGGCTCACCGACCGATCCCAAAATACGTAAAGAATCGCGCTGGGTGCCTTCAATCGCTTTATCGCCTTCCGCCATCAGCGCACGAATAGCGGTTGGTGCGGTATACAGGATATTGACTTGGTGCTTATCAACGACTTGAGCCATACGATTAACCGCTGGGTAGTTTGGCACACCTTCAAACATTAAGGTTTTTGCGCCATTAGATAATGGCCCATAAAGTAGATAGCTATGACCCGTTACCCAGCCCACATCCGCCGTACACCAGTAGACTTCATTTTCATGATAATCAAAGGTGTATTTGAACGTCAGCGTTGCATAGATCAGATAGCCGCCAGTGGTATGGAGAACCCCTTTAGGTTTACCTGTGGAACCGGAGGTGTAGAGAATAAACAGCGGATCTTCTGCATTGATCTCTTCCGGTGGGCAATCCGCGCTGACGCCTTGGATAACGTCGTGCCACCAAAGGTCACGGCCTTCAACCCAGCTTGGTGCATTACCTGTACGGCGATACACAATCACATTCGCGACGGTAGTGACTTGCGGGTTTTGCAGTGCATCGTCCACGTTCTTTTTCAGTGGGATTGCGCGACCTGCACGCAAGCCTTCATCGGAGGTGATAATAAGCTTGGCTTTACAGTCAATAACGCGTCCAGAGACTGCCTCAGGGGAGAATCCTGCAAAGATGACCGTATGGATAGCGCCGATACGTGCACATGCCAGCATCGCTACAGCGGCTTCAACCACCATTGGCATATAGATAGCAACAACATCCCCTTTGCGGATGCCTTGTTTTTTCAGGACGTTTGCGAACTGGCACACATCATGGTGCAGCTCACGGTAAGTGATATTTTTTGATTGGGTTGGGTCATCGCCTTCCCAGATGATAGCGGTTTGGTCGCCACGAGTAGCTAGGTGACGGTCTAAACAGTTAGCACTCAGGTTTAAGGTGCCATCTTCGAACCAGCGGATATTAACGTGTCCGGGGTCGAATGAGGTGTTCTTAACGCGAGTGTAAGGTTTAATCCAATCAACGATTTTCCCTTTTTCGCCCCAAAATCCTTCGGGGTCTTGAATCGAGCGTTGGTACTCATCGTTATACTGTTGTTCGTTAATCAAGGCATTTGTAGCAATGTTAGCAGGAACGGGATGTTTAGTTATTTGAGTCATATTATTATCTCCTTGCAGATGTTAATAGTATGTCAAAAAACAGTTAACTGAAGTATGGACGGTTATTTTGTTTTTCTTTTGCGCGGAAGATCACGTATTAATAGTAATGAGATTTGCAGTATTATCATTTGATGCTAAATCCATTTTTGAAATAAAAATTCAAAAATATAACTATCATTGAAATTAAAGAAAAACAAAGGCGAATTATCGTGGTATTAGTTACTGAATAATCTATTGATGATAGTTGTTGGATAAATCCACAGAATTCACATGGATATGATAATGATTTTCATTAACACTAAAATAACTATAATGGGTGCGTGGTTAAAAACACGCAGTTACTGAAATCCTAATTCAGTCTGTGAGGTAGAAAGATAAGTCACTGGAGACAAATAATATGAGTTATACATTACCTGCTTTACCTTATGCTTACGATGCGCTGGAACCTCATTTTGATAAACAAACCATGGAAATCCATCATACCAAGCACCACCAAACCTACGTGAATAACACCAATACCGCCTTAGAAAAACTGCCTGAACTTGCAGGGCTGGATATTGACGTTTTAGTCCAAAAATTAGATCAAGTCCCTGCGGATCAACGTACGTTTGTACGTAACAATGCGGGCGGTCACTCAAACCACAGCCTGTTCTGGAAAGGCTTGAAATTAGGTACTGAACTGAATGGTGAGCTGAAAGCGGCCATTGAACGTGACTTCGGCAGCATTGATGCGTTTAAAGACCTATTTGAAAAAGCAGCGGCTTCCCGTTTTGGTTCTGGCTGGGCATGGTTAGTATTAAAAGATGATGGCAAGCTGGCGGTTGTTTCTACTGCAAACCAAGACAGCCCATTAATGGGTGAAGCTATCTCTGGCGCTTCCGGTTATCCAATTCTTTGTTTAGATGTTTGGGAACACGCTTACTACTTGAAATATCAAAACCGCCGTCCTGATTACATCAAAGCATTCTGGTCAGTTGTGAACTGGGATGAAGCAGCAAAACGCTTCGCAGAAAAAACCAAGTAATTTTTTTTGCAAACTGATTTTTTGATAAGCGCGGGTCTTAGGAGCCGCGTTTTTTGTTTTTACCGTCGGTATAGCATTGTTATCTCTATGGTCATTCTTTATGATGAAAACTCGTTCTGGCGGGGTTATAGGGAGTAAAACCGTGAAAATACATCCTCAAGTTTTTATTGGTACCATTCAAAGCACCGCCCATTGTGGCGTGAGTGCCATTCATAAGCGAGCAGTGGATGGGGTATTAACCTTAAATAGCTTAGGAATTGAAGGGGATGAACAAGCAGAAACGCGTTTTCACGGTGGACCTGATAGAGCGCTATGTCATTACCCACAAGAACATTATGAATTTTGGCGACAACGCTATCCTGAGTTAGAAGATTTATTTCTGCCATCTGCTTTTGGTGAAAACTTATCGACCCAAGGAATGACGGAAGACAATGTCTTTATCGGTGATATTTATGCTTGGGGTGACGCACGTATTCAAGTCACTCAACCTCGCTCCCCTTGCTATAAATTGAATGGATTAACGGGAGTGGAAAACTTTGCTCAAGTCATGCAAGAAGATGGCCGTTGTGGCTGGTTGTATCGGGTGATCAAAGGCGGCAAAGTGAGTGCGGAAATACCACTCAAGCTCTTAAGCCGTAATAGTGATGTTTCTATGCAAGAAGCAATTATGATTGCGTTTCATGCGCCGTATGATGAAGAGCTTTATCAACGGTTGCTATCTGCTGCAGGATTATCGGCGAGTTGGAGCTTAACCATGCAAAACCGCATAGAGCACCATAAGATTGAGGAATTTAGTCATCGGTTATTTGGTAAACGGAGCTAATCTTCTATGCAATATGACCTAAATGATCTCTACTATTTTGTTAAAGTCGTTGAGTATGGTGGATTTTCTCAGGCGGGTACCGCATTAGGGATCCCGAAATCTAAGTTAAGCCGCCGTGTTGCCGACTTAGAGCAAAAGCTGAATGTTTCATTGATTTATCGCTCTACAAGGCAATTTCATGTTACGGAGATCGGACAGGTTTTTTATCAGCAATGTAAAAATGTGGTGGATGAAGCGGATATCGCTCATGAACTGATTTGCTCCGTTCAAACCCACCCTAAAGGCACCATAAAGCTGTCTTGCCCTGTGGCTTTATTGCAAGTGTATCTGCAAGACTTATTGATTGATTTTATGGTGAAATACCCTGATATCGATGTGCAAATTCTGGCGGTCAATCGCCCCGTAGATGTGATCAGTGAAGGGTTGG encodes:
- the yiiM gene encoding 6-hydroxyaminopurine reductase; translated protein: MKIHPQVFIGTIQSTAHCGVSAIHKRAVDGVLTLNSLGIEGDEQAETRFHGGPDRALCHYPQEHYEFWRQRYPELEDLFLPSAFGENLSTQGMTEDNVFIGDIYAWGDARIQVTQPRSPCYKLNGLTGVENFAQVMQEDGRCGWLYRVIKGGKVSAEIPLKLLSRNSDVSMQEAIMIAFHAPYDEELYQRLLSAAGLSASWSLTMQNRIEHHKIEEFSHRLFGKRS